The following are encoded together in the Xiphophorus hellerii strain 12219 chromosome 3, Xiphophorus_hellerii-4.1, whole genome shotgun sequence genome:
- the cdh17 gene encoding cadherin-17 has product MTPMVHLLLLPFLLSIAAGMDLEELKGPFVDISLDVNEATAVPHPVHQFQVPAGVTSFKMSGEGLDIFKMSNDGWLYLEKPLDWSKGTHYTFTVEAMGDEDVVAGPVTVTINVLDVNNNAPRFNQEVYTAVIRERRKPDVPFVQVSATDQDDPTTPNARLRYSLHSQFPNSNNIFLFQIDPETGEISTNKEGEEMLKAKPGIQFSRGEERSIDSLERKFNDYCPGQKIPYEQNPFFSCVATQEMKRRNLDPLEDPDYVLFVRVQDLDGATETGLSSIAKVYIIVQPNLWVNPGPLSIEENLKGDYPRVIAKVQSNDPDAGYSLVQKERELRFPFQIKENGEILLTEELDREQKDMYILVVFAKDSNDIEVDPPMEIQVLVKDVNDNEPVCKEEETEMEIQENEPIGSEVGRLVAHDNDQPETINSLLTYTIISQDPSSSPDSFSIDQTNGRIQALRLLQRREQNIYNLDVKVSDSELSTICKVIIKVIGVNNEEPVFEKNYYGNHSLAEDAEVGTTVLTIKATDTDEPDTGSSYIMFDISNGNDGDVFSVETDGKGVGYVVIAKPLDFESHSTFDLQIDARNTEPLRKGVEYTSKSTATLTVTVNDVDEAPEFMMNFMDVVVPENFTKGSVLLKINAKDPEGKEISFKLDGDDKGWLEINPATGEIKTKTKMDRETMETFVVTVTAFEKNNPAQSSERAVHVRLLDVNDNVPKLTKNDDFICMQNIKPLIIEANDGDADPFSGPFDFVLTKKSPNWKLTKRDDSSAQLQLTKKPLKEGTYSLQITVKDRAGMGIPNAFEVKICNCTTFGYCYTPPHGKSFKPPMGVTIGILVGVLGFCAVIFIIAVKRSSRNNNNQPEDGERKPMM; this is encoded by the exons ATGACACCCATGGTGCATCTGTTGTTGCTCCCATTCCTGCTCAGCATT GCTGCAGGGATGGacctggaggagctgaagggCCCTTTTGTGGACATTTCATTAGATGTGAACGAGGCAACGGCAGTGCCCCATCCGGTGCATCAG TTTCAGGTCCCTGCAGGTGTTACTAGTTTCAAGATGAGCGGAGAAGGCTTGGAcatctttaaaatgtccaaCGACGGCTGGCTTTACCTGGAGAAACCTCTCGACTGGTCTAAGGGCACCCACTACACGTTCACC GTGGAGGCAATGGGAGATGAGGATGTAGTGGCTGGCCCAGTAACTGTGACCATAAATGTTTTGGACGTAAACAACAACGCTCCACGGTTCAATCAGGAGGTCTACACAGCTGTGATTCGGGAGAGGAGAAAACCAG ATGTCCCCTTCGTCCAAGTGTCTGCAACCGACCAGGACGACCCCACAACTCCAAACGCTCGTCTGCGCTACAGCCTGCACAGCCAGTTCCCCAACAGCAACAACATCTTCCTGTTCCAGATCGACCCCGAAACCGGAGAGATCTCCACCAATAAAGAgg GAGAAGAAATGCTGAAGGCCAAACCAGGAATCCAGTTTTCCAGGGGAGAAGAGCGGAGCATCGATTCACTGGAACGAAAGTTTAACGACTACTGTCCAGGACAGAAGATCCCATATGAACAAAATCCATTCTTCAGCTGCGTAGCGACACAAG AGATGAAGAGGCGTAACTTGGACCCTCTGGAGGATCCCGACTACGTCCTGTTTGTCCGTGTTCAGGATCTGGACGGAGCCACAGAGACGGGTCTGAGTTCAATTGCCAAAGTTTACATTATTGTGCAGCCCAACCTGTGGGTCAACCCTGGACCATTAAGTATTGAGGAGAACTTAAAAGGAGATTATCCTCGTGTTATTGCTAAG GTCCAGTCTAATGACCCTGATGCGGGCTACTCGTTAGTGCAGAAGGAGCGAGAACTCAGGTTCCCTTTCCAGAttaaagaaaatggagaaatacTTCTGACAGAGGAGCTGGACAGAGAGCAGAAAGACATG TACATTTTAGTTGTATTTGCAAAAGACTCCAATGACATTGAGGTGGACCCACCCATGGAGATTCAAGTTCTGGTGAAGGACGTGAATGACAATGAGCCTGTGTGTAAAGAAGAGGAAACTGAAATGGAGATCCAGGAGAATGAGCCAATAG GCAGCGAAGTGGGAAGGCTTGTGGCCCACGACAACGACCAACCAGAAACTATAAATTCTTTACTGACTTACACTATCATCTCTCAAGATCCATCCAGCTCACCTGACAGCTTCTCTATCGACCAAACCAATGGAAGAATCCAGGCGTTGCGCTTGCTTCAGCGTAGAGAACAGAATATTTACAACTTAGACGTCAAAGTCAGCGACTCAG AATTGAGCACCATCTGCAAGGTGATCATCAAGGTTATCGGCGTGAACAACGAGGAGCCCGTGTTTGAGAAGAACTAT TACGGAAACCACAGTCTGGCGGAGGACGCTGAGGTGGGCACCACGGTGCTGACCATCAAAGCCACAGACACAGACGAGCCCGACACTGGCAGCTCCTACATCATGTTCGACATCTCCAACGGAAACGACGGAGACGTCTTCAGTGTGGAAACTGACGGCAAAGGAGTTGGCTATGTCGTCATTGCAAAG CCTCTGGACTTCGAGTCCCATTCCACCTTTGACCTCCAGATCGATGCTCGTAACACAGAGCCGCTGAGGAAAGGTGTGGAATACACCAGCAAATCCACCGCCACCCTGACCGTGACCGTCAACGATGTGGATGAGGCCCCAGAGTTCATGATGAACTTCATGGATGTCGTCGTACCAGAAAACTTCACAAAGGGATCAGTGCTGTTGAAAATAAACGCAAAAGACCCAGAAGGGAAAGAGATCAG cttTAAGCTGGACGGCGATGATAAGGGCTGGCTGGAGATCAATCCTGCCACTGGAGAGATCAAGACCAAAACCAAGATGGACAGAGAGACAATGGAGACCTTTGTTGTCACTGTCACGGCCTTCGAGAAGA ACAATCCTGCCCAGTCCTCTGAGCGCGCCGTCCACGTCCGGCTGCTGGATGTCAACGACAACGTTCCCAAACTAACAAAGAACGATGACTTCATCTGCATGCAGAACATCAAACCCCTCATCATCGAGGCTAACGACGGTGATGCAGACCCCTTCTCTGGTCCTTTTGATTTCGTCTTGACAAAGAAATCCCCCAACTGGAAGTTGACGAAACGTGATG ATTCCTCCGCTCAGCTGCAGTTGACCAAAAAACCCCTGAAGGAGGGAACGTACTCTCTTCAGATCACCGTTAAAGACAGAGCAGGGATGGGCATCCCAAACGCTTTTGAGG TGAAAATATGCAACTGTACAACCTTCGGCTACTGCTACACCCCACCACACGGAAAGAGCTTCAAACCTCCGATGGGAGTCACCATCGGGATCTTAGTCGGCGTTCTGGGATTTTGTG CTGTCATCTTCATCATAGCGGTAAAGCGCTCAagtagaaacaacaacaatcaaCCAGAGGACGGGGAGCGGAAACCCATGATGTAG
- the gem gene encoding GTP-binding protein GEM: protein MLSSVRRHSLRLQTELHRWSICDPGSHLLPDGLLARVPACISRSKSCASSAGESDGSRGSWSSSDSVISVDSTGGSVEPGSPYRVVLLGASGVGKTAFASIFAGAADSMDSDDCELCGDEVSEREIEVDGETATILLLDTWDAEKGDEWTQERFMQIGDAYLLLYSITDRASFLRASELRITLRRFRPARHTPIILVGNKCDLVRRREVSTSEARASAAVFDCKFIETSAAMQHNVWEAFYGIVRQLRLRRDSKDDIRRRRRVHCDKRRESLPVRAKRFLDKVVAKNNPSMAFWLKSKSCHNLSVL from the exons ATGCTCTCCAGTGTGCGGCGGCACAGCCTCCGCCTCCAGACGGAGCTCCACCGCTGGAGCATCTGCGACCCGGGCAGCCACCTCCTCCCGGACGGCCTCCTTGCCCGGGTCCCTGCGTGCATCTCCCGCTCCAAGTCCTGCGCCAGTTCCGCTGGCGAGTCGGACGGAAGCCGCGGGAGCTGGTCGTCATCGGACTCGGTTATCTCCGTTGACTCCACCGGGGGCTCGGTGGAGCCCGGGAGCCCGTACAGGGTGGTGCTGCTGGGGGCCAGCGGCGTCGGGAAGACGGCGTTCGCCAGCATCTTCGCCGGCGCAGCGGACAGCATGGACAGCGACGACTGCGAGCTGTGTGGAG ATGAAGTGTCTGAGAGGGAAATTGAAGTTGATGGAGAGACTGCAACTATACTCCTGTTGGATACCTGGGATGCAGAG AAAGGTGATGAGTGGACCCAGGAGCGCTTCATGCAGATAGGTGACGCCTACCTGCTGTTGTACTCCATCACTGACCGGGCATCCTTCCTGCGAGCTTCAGAGCTCCGGATAACCCTACGTCGCTTTCGTCCTGCCCGGCACACACCCATAATCCTGGTGGGGAACAAGTGCGACCTGGTGAGGCGGAGAGAAGTGTCGACAAGCG agGCCCGTGCTTCTGCCGCGGTGTTTGACTGCAAGTTCATCGAGACCTCGGCAGCAATGCAGCACAACGTCTGGGAGGCTTTCTACGGCATTGTGAGACAGCTGCGCCTGCGACGAGACTCCAAAGACGACATCAGACGTCGCAGGCGCGTTCACTGCGACAAGCGCAGAGAGAGCCTTCCAGTCAGGGCCAAGCGTTTCCTCGACAAGGTGGTGGCGAAGAACAATCCCAGCATGGCGTTCTGGCTCAAATCCAAGTCCTGCCACAATCTGTCAGTGCTGTAG